A genomic stretch from Cellulomonas sp. KRMCY2 includes:
- a CDS encoding phosphoadenylyl-sulfate reductase, with translation MSAASRPRRTPAELRAVVAGAAPALSEASAPEVAAWAAREFGDLLAVACSMADAVLPHLVAQAAPGVDVLFLETGYHFPQTLETRRLVAERLPVRVVDVLPRLTVAEQDAEHGTDLFARDPAACCRMRKMEPLAEQLAGYEAWVTGVRREEAPTRATTPVVGWDEAHGLVKINPLAAWTFDELLAYAWQNDVPLNPLLTDGYPSIGCLPCTARVAPGDDPRSGRWSGLAKTECGIHR, from the coding sequence GTGAGCGCCGCGAGCCGGCCGCGACGCACGCCGGCCGAGCTCCGCGCCGTCGTGGCAGGCGCCGCGCCGGCCCTGAGCGAGGCGAGTGCCCCCGAGGTCGCCGCCTGGGCTGCCCGCGAGTTCGGCGACCTGCTCGCGGTGGCGTGCTCGATGGCCGACGCCGTCCTGCCGCACCTCGTCGCACAGGCGGCCCCGGGCGTCGACGTCCTGTTCCTGGAGACCGGGTACCACTTCCCGCAGACCCTCGAGACGCGACGACTGGTCGCCGAGCGGCTGCCGGTCCGGGTCGTCGACGTGCTGCCCCGGCTGACCGTGGCGGAGCAGGACGCGGAGCACGGGACGGACCTCTTCGCCCGGGACCCGGCGGCCTGCTGCCGGATGCGCAAGATGGAGCCGCTCGCCGAGCAGCTGGCCGGCTACGAGGCCTGGGTCACCGGGGTCCGCCGCGAGGAGGCGCCGACCCGGGCGACGACGCCGGTCGTCGGCTGGGACGAGGCGCACGGCCTGGTGAAGATCAACCCGCTGGCGGCGTGGACCTTCGACGAGCTGCTCGCCTACGCGTGGCAGAACGACGTCCCGCTCAACCCCCTGCTGACCGACGGGTACCCGTCGATCGGCTGCCTGCCCTGCACGGCCCGGGTCGCCCCGGGC
- a CDS encoding nitrite/sulfite reductase: MTSARPTSTAPPAGAARPTGTTPPAGTVRPTDGARPARPAARPHGQWAVDGRTPLNANEEMKAAGNGLDVRQRIEQVYAHRGFDSIDDADLHGRFRWWGLYTQRKPGIDGGRTATLEQHEIEDRYFMLRVRVDGGALTTEQLRTIGRISTELARGTADITDRHNIQLHWIRIEDVPEIWRRLEAVGLSTTEACGDVPRVILGSPVAGIAADEIIDPSWAIGEIVRRYLGDPELANLPRKYKTAITGHPSQDVVHEINDVAFVGMVHPELGPGFDLWVGGGLSVAPRLGERLGAFVTEEQVPQVWLAVTELFRDYGYRRLRNKARMKFLLADWGPQRLRQVLQDEFLGYPLPDGPPAPQPTRSGDHVGVHEQKDGRFYVGAAPYVGRVSGAALLAVADLAESVGSRRLRLTPYQKLLVLDVPAEHVPTVVAGLREHGLEAEPSIFRRSTIACTGLEFCKLAIVETKATAVTAIDTLEERLGDLGDLTPIGLHINGCPNSCARIQTADIGLKGQLVQDENGAQVPGYQVHLGGGLASPDREEPGLGRTVRGLKVTVDGVPEYVERVVRRYVADRVAGPAGPESFAVWAHRADEEALQ; this comes from the coding sequence ATGACTTCCGCCCGTCCCACCAGCACTGCGCCGCCCGCCGGCGCCGCCCGCCCCACCGGAACCACGCCGCCCGCCGGCACCGTGCGTCCCACCGACGGCGCGCGTCCTGCCCGCCCGGCGGCCCGCCCGCACGGCCAGTGGGCGGTCGACGGCCGCACGCCGCTGAACGCCAACGAGGAGATGAAGGCCGCGGGCAACGGCCTCGACGTCCGGCAACGCATCGAGCAGGTCTACGCGCACCGGGGGTTCGACTCGATCGACGACGCCGACCTGCACGGCCGCTTCCGCTGGTGGGGGCTCTACACCCAGCGCAAGCCCGGCATCGACGGCGGTCGGACGGCAACCCTCGAGCAGCACGAGATCGAGGACCGGTACTTCATGCTGCGGGTCCGGGTCGACGGCGGCGCGCTGACCACCGAGCAGCTGCGCACGATCGGCCGGATCTCCACCGAGCTCGCCCGGGGCACCGCGGACATCACCGACCGGCACAACATCCAGCTGCACTGGATCCGGATCGAGGACGTCCCGGAGATCTGGCGCCGCCTCGAGGCCGTCGGCCTGAGCACGACCGAAGCCTGCGGCGACGTCCCGCGGGTGATCCTCGGCAGCCCGGTCGCCGGGATCGCTGCCGACGAGATCATCGACCCGTCCTGGGCGATCGGCGAGATCGTCCGGCGCTACCTCGGCGACCCCGAGCTCGCGAACCTGCCCCGCAAGTACAAGACGGCCATCACGGGGCACCCGAGCCAGGACGTCGTCCACGAGATCAACGACGTGGCCTTCGTCGGCATGGTCCATCCCGAGCTGGGGCCGGGCTTCGACCTGTGGGTGGGCGGCGGGCTGAGCGTGGCCCCGCGCCTCGGCGAACGGCTGGGCGCGTTCGTCACCGAGGAGCAGGTCCCGCAGGTGTGGCTCGCGGTGACCGAGCTGTTCCGCGACTACGGGTACCGTCGACTGCGCAACAAGGCCCGGATGAAGTTCCTGCTCGCCGACTGGGGTCCGCAGCGCCTGCGCCAGGTCCTGCAGGACGAGTTCCTCGGCTACCCGCTGCCGGACGGGCCACCCGCCCCGCAGCCGACCCGCTCGGGGGACCACGTGGGTGTCCACGAGCAGAAGGACGGGCGGTTCTACGTGGGCGCCGCGCCGTACGTGGGCCGGGTCTCCGGTGCGGCCCTCCTGGCCGTCGCCGACCTGGCCGAGAGCGTCGGCTCGCGCCGCCTGCGCCTCACGCCGTACCAGAAGCTCCTCGTCCTGGACGTCCCGGCGGAGCACGTGCCCACGGTCGTCGCGGGTCTGCGCGAGCACGGCCTGGAGGCCGAGCCGAGCATCTTCCGCCGGTCGACCATCGCCTGCACCGGCCTGGAGTTCTGCAAGCTGGCGATCGTCGAGACGAAGGCGACGGCGGTGACCGCGATCGACACCCTCGAGGAACGGCTGGGCGACCTGGGCGACCTGACGCCGATCGGCCTGCACATCAACGGCTGCCCCAACTCCTGCGCCCGGATCCAGACCGCGGACATCGGCCTCAAGGGCCAGCTCGTCCAGGACGAGAACGGCGCGCAGGTCCCCGGCTACCAGGTCCACCTGGGTGGGGGCCTGGCCTCGCCCGACCGCGAGGAGCCCGGCCTGGGCCGGACGGTGCGCGGCCTGAAGGTGACTGTCGACGGCGTCCCCGAGTACGTCGAGCGGGTGGTCCGACGCTACGTCGCCGATCGCGTCGCCGGCCCGGCGGGGCCCGAGTCGTTCGCCGTCTGGGCGCACCGTGCCGACGAGGAGGCCCTCCAGTGA
- the ppk2 gene encoding polyphosphate kinase 2 — protein sequence MASATDPEERTNRFPKAVYERELFRLQAELVKVQEWVRTEGKRLVVIFEGRDAAGKGSTIKRVTEYLNPRVARIIALPAPSDRERTQWYFQRYITQLPAAGEIVLLDRSWYNRAGVEKVMGFCTPDEYHRFLHQCPIFERMLVEDGILLRKYWFSVSDAEQEARFRSRLADPMRQWKLSTMDLDSISRWEDYSRAKDQMLVHTDIPEAPWWVVESDNKRRSRLDMIHHLVASLPYQDVARVPIELPDRPPPTGYIRPPRDTQRYVPDFASTLLTES from the coding sequence ATGGCCAGTGCGACGGACCCCGAGGAACGCACCAACCGGTTCCCCAAGGCGGTGTACGAACGCGAGCTGTTCCGGCTGCAGGCGGAGCTCGTCAAGGTCCAGGAGTGGGTGCGGACCGAGGGCAAGCGACTCGTCGTGATCTTCGAGGGGCGCGATGCCGCCGGCAAGGGCAGCACGATCAAGCGGGTCACCGAGTACCTCAACCCGCGCGTCGCGCGGATCATCGCGCTGCCGGCGCCGAGCGACCGCGAGCGCACCCAGTGGTACTTCCAGCGGTACATCACCCAGCTGCCCGCGGCCGGCGAGATCGTCCTGCTCGACAGGTCCTGGTACAACCGGGCCGGGGTCGAGAAGGTGATGGGCTTCTGCACGCCCGACGAGTACCACCGGTTCCTGCACCAGTGCCCGATCTTCGAGCGGATGCTCGTCGAGGACGGCATCCTGCTGCGCAAGTACTGGTTCTCGGTCAGCGACGCCGAGCAGGAGGCCCGCTTCCGCTCACGGCTCGCCGACCCGATGCGCCAGTGGAAGCTCTCGACGATGGACCTGGACTCGATCTCCCGGTGGGAGGACTACTCGCGGGCCAAGGACCAGATGCTGGTGCACACCGACATCCCCGAGGCGCCGTGGTGGGTGGTCGAGAGCGACAACAAGCGGCGCTCGCGGCTCGACATGATCCACCACCTCGTCGCGAGCCTCCCCTACCAGGACGTCGCGCGGGTGCCGATCGAGCTGCCCGACCGGCCGCCGCCGACCGGGTACATCCGACCGCCCCGCGACACCCAGCGGTACGTGCCCGACTTCGCCTCGACGCTGCTCACGGAGTCGTGA
- a CDS encoding methyl-accepting chemotaxis protein → MKRFAALSITTRLVALVAVLGLGLAALAVLAATQMQARIMSERQTATRTVVETALGVLTFYGAEQQAGRMSEAEAQTAAIDAVRQMRYSGQEYFWINDMTPTMVMHPMKPELDGTDLSQNADPDGTLLFMEFVRVVQEQGAGFVDYQWPKPGADAPQPKTSYVAGYEPWGWIIGSGVYVDDVRTAALKEASRLLLSGLGILVVAGGVSVVIGRSIVRPIRQATAVLASGDVTTRLPEGAGRTELEQLAGALNATLDRSAAVARDVSAAVSQLDLAATRLVESSDGIAAAAERTAQQTSAVSAAAAEVSVGIDTVASGTHEMGASISEIAQNANSVARIAAEAVAAAEATNRTVADLGESSAQIGSVVKVITSIAEQTNLLALNATIEAARAGDAGKGFAVVASEVKDLAQETARATGDISQRVESIQLAVTQAAQEIARIGEVVGRINDYQTTVAGAVEEQTATTAAMAVTISQVADGGREIVTSLEGVGESTRRATQELEDIRAAARELAATSRRLKDSVAVG, encoded by the coding sequence ATGAAGCGTTTCGCCGCACTGTCCATCACCACCCGTCTCGTCGCCCTCGTCGCGGTCCTCGGCCTCGGCCTGGCCGCGCTCGCCGTCCTGGCCGCGACCCAGATGCAGGCGCGGATCATGTCCGAGCGCCAGACCGCCACCCGCACCGTCGTGGAGACCGCGCTCGGCGTGCTCACGTTCTACGGCGCGGAGCAGCAGGCCGGCCGGATGAGCGAGGCCGAGGCGCAGACCGCCGCGATCGACGCCGTGCGTCAGATGCGGTACTCCGGCCAGGAGTACTTCTGGATCAACGACATGACCCCGACGATGGTCATGCACCCGATGAAGCCCGAGCTCGACGGCACGGACCTGAGCCAGAACGCCGACCCCGACGGGACGCTGCTCTTCATGGAGTTCGTCCGCGTGGTCCAGGAGCAGGGTGCCGGCTTCGTCGACTACCAGTGGCCCAAGCCCGGCGCCGACGCGCCGCAGCCGAAGACCTCCTACGTCGCCGGCTACGAGCCGTGGGGCTGGATCATCGGATCGGGCGTCTACGTCGACGACGTGCGCACGGCCGCGCTCAAGGAGGCGAGCCGGCTGCTGCTCAGCGGACTGGGCATCCTCGTCGTGGCGGGCGGCGTCAGCGTCGTCATCGGGCGGAGCATCGTCCGTCCGATCCGCCAGGCCACAGCGGTGCTGGCCAGCGGGGACGTGACCACCAGGCTCCCCGAGGGTGCAGGCCGGACCGAGCTCGAGCAGCTGGCCGGCGCGCTCAACGCCACCCTCGACAGGTCCGCCGCCGTGGCCCGCGACGTGTCGGCTGCCGTCAGCCAGCTGGACCTGGCCGCCACGCGGCTGGTCGAGAGCAGCGACGGCATCGCCGCAGCCGCCGAGCGGACGGCGCAGCAGACCAGTGCGGTGTCCGCCGCCGCCGCCGAGGTGAGCGTCGGGATCGACACCGTCGCCTCCGGTACGCACGAGATGGGCGCGTCGATCAGTGAGATCGCGCAGAACGCCAACTCCGTGGCCAGGATCGCCGCCGAGGCGGTCGCGGCCGCAGAGGCGACGAACCGGACGGTGGCGGACCTCGGGGAGTCCTCGGCGCAGATCGGCAGCGTCGTGAAGGTCATCACCTCGATCGCCGAGCAGACGAACCTGCTCGCGCTCAACGCCACCATCGAGGCGGCGCGGGCCGGGGACGCCGGCAAGGGCTTCGCGGTCGTGGCCAGCGAGGTCAAGGACCTGGCCCAGGAGACGGCGCGCGCGACGGGTGACATCTCCCAGCGGGTCGAGTCGATCCAGCTCGCGGTCACCCAGGCCGCGCAGGAGATCGCCCGGATCGGCGAGGTCGTCGGCCGGATCAACGACTACCAGACGACGGTCGCCGGTGCGGTCGAGGAGCAGACGGCGACCACCGCGGCGATGGCTGTGACGATCTCCCAGGTCGCCGACGGCGGGCGGGAGATCGTCACCTCGCTCGAGGGCGTCGGGGAGTCGACGAGGCGCGCGACCCAGGAGCTCGAGGACATCCGGGCGGCAGCCCGTGAGCTGGCTGCGACCTCGCGGCGGCTCAAGGACTCGGTCGCGGTCGGCTGA
- the pcrA gene encoding DNA helicase PcrA, with translation MNTLFSDLPLPGISRADGARLPSTVPPTEADDAEPTDAEPTEGAAGTRDADASGAVGRAERAEALLVGLNPEQREAVLHTGSPLLIVAGAGSGKTRVLAHRIAHQLATRRVRPSEVLAITFTNKAAGEMRERVAELVGPAARSMWVSTFHSACVRILRREHATLGLRSSFSIYDSADSQRLLTLVSRELDLDPKKYPAKALASKISNLKDELVDPETYATTSGASAGAANQFDEVLAAVYARYQVRLRQAHALDFDDLIMMTVNLLQAFPAVAEHYRRRFRQILVDEYQDTNHAQYVLVRELTGGPGATGVAGAPGAPGASSRAIAPAELTVVGDADQSIYAFRGATIRNILEFEADYPNARTILLEQNYRSTQTILSAANAVISRNPGRKPKRLWTASGAGPQIVGYVADSEHEEARFVAEEIDRLGDTEGVRPGDVAVFYRANAQSRALEEVLIRVGLPYKVVGGTRFYERREVKDAVAYLRAIANPDDDVNLRRVLNVPRRGLGDRSEAMVAAFAERERISFGAALDRVEEAPGVGSRAVTGLRAFATMMSELRDLAASGAGPAEVLGAVLDRTGYLADLRASEDPQDASRVENLAELHAVATEFEAAEPDADLADFLERVSLVADSDQIPADDPSADGSPGGAAKPDQGVVTLMTLHTAKGLEFPVVFVTGWEDGTFPHMRSLADPDQLAEERRLAYVGLTRARQRLYISRAAVRTAWGVPNEFPASRFLDDVPDELVDWRRRESSMAVLRGSGSGWGGGASAWGGRSGGGSGGGSRSGPVATKKIALPSTGATFGSATPRQAGDVPNLTIGDKVTHDAYGLGTVVGVEGAGANAVAKVDFGGDGTKRLLLRYSPVTKL, from the coding sequence ATGAACACGCTCTTCTCCGACCTGCCGCTGCCCGGGATCAGCCGAGCCGACGGCGCCCGGTTGCCGTCGACAGTCCCGCCGACCGAGGCCGACGACGCCGAGCCGACGGACGCCGAGCCGACGGAGGGCGCTGCGGGCACCCGCGACGCAGACGCGTCGGGTGCGGTCGGCCGGGCCGAACGTGCCGAGGCGCTCCTGGTCGGCCTCAACCCCGAGCAGCGCGAGGCCGTGCTGCACACCGGCTCGCCGCTGCTGATCGTCGCGGGGGCGGGCTCCGGCAAGACGCGCGTGCTGGCGCACCGGATCGCCCACCAGCTGGCGACCAGGCGGGTGCGGCCGTCGGAGGTCCTGGCCATCACCTTCACCAACAAGGCCGCCGGCGAGATGCGCGAACGCGTCGCCGAGCTCGTCGGGCCCGCGGCGCGGTCGATGTGGGTCTCCACCTTCCACTCGGCGTGCGTGCGGATCCTGCGCCGTGAGCACGCGACCCTCGGCCTGCGGTCCTCGTTCTCGATCTACGACTCCGCGGACTCCCAGCGGCTGCTGACCCTCGTCTCGCGTGAGCTCGACCTCGACCCGAAGAAGTACCCGGCCAAGGCGCTGGCCTCGAAGATCTCCAACCTCAAGGACGAGCTCGTCGACCCGGAGACCTACGCGACGACGTCCGGGGCGTCCGCAGGTGCCGCGAACCAGTTCGACGAGGTGCTGGCGGCGGTCTACGCGCGCTACCAGGTGCGGCTGCGCCAGGCCCATGCGCTGGACTTCGACGACCTGATCATGATGACGGTCAACCTGCTGCAGGCGTTCCCCGCGGTCGCGGAGCACTACCGCCGGCGGTTCCGGCAGATCCTGGTCGACGAGTACCAGGACACGAACCACGCGCAGTACGTCCTGGTGCGCGAGCTCACCGGCGGTCCCGGCGCCACCGGCGTGGCGGGCGCGCCGGGTGCGCCAGGTGCGTCGAGCCGGGCGATCGCGCCGGCAGAGCTCACCGTGGTCGGTGACGCCGACCAGTCGATCTACGCCTTCCGCGGTGCGACGATCCGCAACATCCTCGAGTTCGAGGCCGACTACCCGAACGCCAGGACGATCCTGCTCGAGCAGAACTACCGCTCGACGCAGACCATCCTGAGCGCTGCCAACGCCGTGATCTCCCGGAACCCCGGGCGCAAGCCCAAGCGGCTGTGGACGGCGTCGGGCGCCGGTCCGCAGATCGTCGGCTACGTGGCGGACTCCGAGCACGAGGAGGCGCGGTTCGTCGCCGAGGAGATCGACCGGCTCGGCGACACCGAGGGGGTGCGCCCGGGCGACGTGGCGGTCTTCTACCGGGCCAACGCGCAGTCGCGCGCGCTCGAGGAGGTTCTCATCCGGGTCGGCCTGCCGTACAAGGTGGTCGGCGGGACGCGCTTCTACGAGCGCCGCGAGGTCAAGGATGCGGTCGCCTACCTGCGGGCGATCGCCAACCCGGACGACGACGTCAACCTGCGCCGGGTGCTGAACGTGCCCAGGCGCGGCCTCGGCGACCGTTCGGAGGCGATGGTCGCGGCCTTCGCCGAGCGGGAGCGGATCTCGTTCGGCGCGGCACTCGACCGGGTCGAGGAGGCTCCCGGCGTCGGCAGCCGCGCGGTCACCGGCCTGCGGGCCTTCGCGACCATGATGTCCGAGCTCCGTGATCTTGCGGCGTCGGGTGCCGGCCCGGCCGAGGTGCTCGGCGCCGTGCTCGACCGCACCGGCTATCTGGCGGACCTGCGGGCGAGCGAGGACCCGCAGGACGCGTCCCGGGTGGAGAACCTCGCCGAGCTGCACGCCGTCGCGACCGAGTTCGAGGCGGCCGAGCCCGATGCCGACCTGGCCGACTTCCTCGAGCGGGTGTCGTTGGTCGCGGACTCCGACCAGATCCCGGCCGACGACCCCTCGGCGGACGGGAGCCCGGGTGGTGCGGCCAAGCCCGACCAGGGCGTGGTGACCCTGATGACCCTGCACACCGCCAAGGGGCTGGAGTTCCCGGTCGTCTTCGTGACCGGCTGGGAGGATGGGACGTTCCCGCACATGAGGTCGCTCGCCGACCCCGACCAGCTCGCCGAGGAGCGCCGCCTCGCCTACGTCGGGCTGACCAGGGCCCGCCAGCGCCTGTACATCTCGCGGGCGGCCGTACGCACCGCCTGGGGCGTGCCCAACGAGTTCCCCGCGAGCCGGTTCCTCGACGACGTGCCCGACGAGCTCGTGGACTGGCGGCGCCGCGAGTCGAGCATGGCGGTGCTGCGTGGCTCGGGCAGCGGCTGGGGCGGCGGCGCGTCAGCCTGGGGCGGGCGGTCCGGCGGCGGCTCGGGCGGTGGGTCCCGGTCCGGACCCGTGGCCACGAAGAAGATCGCCCTGCCCTCGACCGGCGCGACCTTCGGGTCGGCGACGCCGCGCCAGGCGGGCGACGTGCCGAACCTGACGATCGGCGACAAGGTCACGCACGACGCGTACGGCCTCGGCACCGTGGTCGGCGTCGAGGGTGCCGGCGCCAACGCCGTGGCGAAGGTCGACTTCGGCGGGGACGGCACCAAGCGCCTGCTGCTGCGCTACTCGCCCGTGACCAAGCTCTGA
- the sucC gene encoding ADP-forming succinate--CoA ligase subunit beta, producing MDLFEYQARDVFEKHGVPVLGGIVARTPDEARAAAEQLGGGTVVVKAQVKTGGRGKAGGVKLAHSPDEAAQRAQEILGLDIKGHVVRTLMVAQGAQIAEEYYFSVLLDRAERRYLAMASVEGGMEIEQLAVERPEALAKVAVDPLVGIDAAKAAEIVAAAGFAPDVADQVADAIRKLWTVYREEDATLVEVNPLVRTTDGRIVALDGKVTLDANADFRHPEHLALEDSTATDPLEARAKAADLNYVKLDGSVGIIGNGAGLVMSTLDVVAYAGEAHGGVRPANFLDIGGGASAEIMAAGLDIILSDPQVKAVFVNVFGGITACDAVASGIVAALEILGDHATKPLVVRLDGNNVVEGRRILAQAAHPLVTLAETMDGGADKAAQLAHAGATAA from the coding sequence GTGGACCTGTTCGAGTACCAGGCACGGGATGTCTTCGAGAAGCACGGGGTCCCCGTGCTGGGCGGCATCGTCGCCCGTACGCCCGACGAGGCGCGGGCCGCTGCCGAGCAGCTCGGTGGCGGGACGGTCGTCGTCAAGGCGCAGGTCAAGACCGGTGGTCGCGGCAAGGCCGGCGGCGTCAAGCTCGCCCACTCGCCCGACGAGGCCGCCCAGCGCGCGCAGGAGATCCTCGGCCTGGACATCAAGGGTCACGTGGTCCGGACGCTCATGGTCGCCCAGGGTGCCCAGATCGCCGAGGAGTACTACTTCTCGGTGCTGCTGGACCGGGCCGAGCGGCGCTACCTCGCGATGGCCAGCGTCGAGGGCGGCATGGAGATCGAGCAGCTCGCCGTCGAGCGCCCCGAGGCGCTCGCCAAGGTCGCGGTCGACCCGCTGGTCGGCATCGATGCGGCCAAGGCAGCCGAGATCGTCGCGGCGGCCGGGTTCGCGCCCGACGTCGCCGACCAGGTCGCCGACGCCATCCGGAAGCTGTGGACCGTGTACCGCGAGGAGGACGCGACCCTCGTCGAGGTCAACCCTCTGGTCCGGACGACCGACGGCCGGATCGTCGCGCTGGACGGCAAGGTGACGCTCGACGCGAACGCGGACTTCCGGCACCCGGAGCACCTCGCGCTCGAGGACTCCACGGCGACCGACCCGCTCGAGGCCCGCGCCAAGGCGGCGGACCTCAACTACGTCAAGCTCGACGGCTCGGTCGGCATCATCGGCAACGGCGCCGGGCTCGTGATGAGCACCCTCGACGTCGTGGCCTACGCAGGCGAGGCGCACGGCGGGGTCCGGCCGGCGAACTTCCTGGACATCGGCGGTGGCGCCTCGGCCGAGATCATGGCGGCCGGCCTGGACATCATCCTGTCCGACCCGCAGGTCAAGGCCGTCTTCGTCAACGTCTTCGGCGGCATCACGGCGTGCGACGCGGTCGCGAGCGGCATCGTCGCGGCGCTGGAGATCCTCGGCGACCACGCGACCAAGCCGCTCGTGGTCCGGCTCGACGGCAACAACGTCGTCGAGGGCCGCCGGATCCTGGCGCAGGCCGCGCACCCCCTGGTCACGCTCGCCGAGACCATGGACGGCGGCGCAGACAAGGCCGCCCAGCTGGCGCACGCCGGCGCAACGGCCGCCTGA
- the sucD gene encoding succinate--CoA ligase subunit alpha produces MAIFLTEASKVIVQGMTGSEGQKHTTRMLAGGTAVVGGVNPRKAGTNVDFAVGTGTVSVPVFGTVADAVAATGADVSVVFVPPAHTKAAVLEAVDAGVPLVVIITEGVPVADTAEFFTAAQAKGVRLIGPNCPGLISPGKSNVGIIPADITGPGKIGLVSKSGTLTYQMMYELRDIGFSTAIGIGGDPIIGTTHIDALEAFEADPETAAIVLIGEIGGDAEERAAAYIAQHVTKPVVGYVAGFTAPEGKTMGHAGAIVSGSSGTAAAKKEALEAAGVKVGKTPSETAELIRQILS; encoded by the coding sequence ATGGCGATCTTCCTGACTGAGGCCTCCAAGGTCATCGTCCAGGGCATGACGGGTTCCGAGGGGCAGAAGCACACGACCCGCATGCTCGCCGGTGGCACCGCCGTGGTCGGCGGGGTCAACCCCCGCAAGGCCGGCACGAACGTGGACTTCGCGGTGGGGACCGGGACGGTCTCCGTGCCCGTCTTCGGCACCGTGGCCGACGCCGTGGCCGCGACCGGAGCCGACGTCTCGGTGGTCTTCGTGCCGCCCGCGCACACCAAGGCCGCCGTGCTCGAGGCCGTCGACGCCGGCGTGCCGCTCGTGGTCATCATCACCGAGGGCGTACCGGTCGCCGACACGGCGGAGTTCTTCACCGCCGCACAGGCCAAGGGCGTGCGCCTGATCGGCCCGAACTGCCCGGGCCTGATCAGCCCGGGGAAGTCGAACGTCGGCATCATCCCGGCGGACATCACCGGCCCGGGGAAGATCGGCCTGGTCTCCAAGTCCGGGACCCTGACCTACCAGATGATGTACGAGCTCCGGGACATCGGCTTCTCGACAGCGATCGGCATCGGCGGGGACCCGATCATCGGCACCACCCACATCGACGCGCTCGAGGCCTTCGAGGCCGACCCGGAGACCGCCGCCATCGTCCTGATCGGCGAGATCGGCGGAGACGCCGAGGAGCGCGCAGCGGCGTACATCGCGCAGCACGTGACCAAGCCCGTGGTCGGCTACGTCGCGGGCTTCACAGCGCCGGAGGGCAAGACGATGGGTCACGCGGGCGCGATCGTGTCCGGCTCGTCCGGTACCGCCGCGGCCAAGAAGGAGGCCCTCGAGGCCGCCGGGGTCAAGGTCGGCAAGACGCCGAGCGAGACGGCGGAGCTCATCCGTCAGATCCTGTCCTGA
- a CDS encoding DUF6350 family protein yields MSRTPTPRDRAAARTPAAQRTGSAGPSPVDGAPRWVSGLLSGAQAALLSFLVVTMPALAAYVATSADPSNLGIGWPRAVAVGGALWLLGHGGLLSAGGTVVTLVPLGITALAVFSAYASARRSAHPTLSAWLAGIGGYGVVVAAVVLVAGESGPLGAGPGAVVRLVLGTLLVAGTGLGAGIVRVRRLRERTRRWWSRIHAVVRAGAAAGTLALTMVVGVAALVTSAWVLAGRAATGDVVDGLGVDTFGGLLLAVAQLALAPNLVLWAMAWLVGPGFAIGQGTVYSPGEVVSGPLPALPMLGALPQPGSEGGPLRWVPLVVVVAGGLAGWSLHRRLTVTRAWHPLAASGCAAVAAGVLAAILTALAGGAVGPGRLAVVGGPVLLIGVLVTGLTAVGAALVAVPSDPVVRAAVARRAADLWRRLRGDADIDLSPAGGGSPAGGPSDGETTDALTADARTADAAVTAHATPEVGRAGT; encoded by the coding sequence GTGAGCAGAACGCCGACCCCGCGCGACCGCGCCGCAGCACGCACCCCGGCGGCGCAGCGGACCGGCAGCGCCGGTCCCTCGCCTGTCGACGGTGCGCCGCGCTGGGTGTCCGGCCTGCTCTCCGGCGCGCAGGCCGCGCTGCTGTCGTTCCTCGTGGTGACCATGCCGGCCCTGGCCGCCTACGTCGCGACCTCGGCCGACCCGTCCAACCTCGGCATCGGCTGGCCGCGGGCGGTCGCCGTCGGCGGCGCCCTGTGGCTCTTGGGGCACGGCGGGCTGCTGTCGGCCGGTGGCACCGTCGTCACGCTCGTCCCGCTCGGCATCACGGCGCTCGCCGTGTTCTCCGCCTACGCCTCGGCCCGCCGGTCGGCGCACCCCACCCTGTCCGCGTGGCTCGCCGGGATCGGTGGCTACGGCGTCGTGGTCGCCGCCGTCGTGCTGGTCGCCGGTGAGAGCGGGCCGCTGGGCGCCGGGCCGGGCGCGGTCGTGCGGCTCGTGCTCGGAACGCTCCTGGTCGCCGGGACGGGGCTCGGCGCCGGCATCGTCCGGGTTCGGCGCCTGCGCGAGCGCACCCGTCGCTGGTGGTCCCGCATCCACGCCGTCGTGCGGGCCGGTGCGGCAGCCGGGACGCTCGCGTTGACCATGGTGGTCGGCGTCGCGGCACTGGTCACCAGCGCCTGGGTGCTGGCGGGGCGCGCCGCGACCGGCGACGTGGTCGACGGCCTCGGCGTCGACACCTTCGGCGGTCTGCTGCTCGCTGTCGCCCAGCTCGCCCTCGCGCCGAACCTCGTGCTCTGGGCCATGGCGTGGCTGGTCGGACCCGGCTTCGCGATCGGGCAGGGGACCGTCTACTCACCCGGTGAGGTCGTCAGCGGTCCGTTGCCGGCGCTGCCGATGCTCGGTGCGCTGCCGCAGCCGGGGAGCGAGGGTGGCCCGCTCCGGTGGGTCCCTCTGGTCGTGGTGGTCGCCGGTGGGCTGGCAGGGTGGTCGCTGCACCGGCGCCTGACGGTGACCCGGGCCTGGCACCCGCTGGCGGCGTCGGGGTGTGCCGCCGTGGCCGCAGGCGTGCTCGCCGCGATCCTCACGGCGCTCGCCGGCGGGGCGGTCGGACCAGGCCGGCTTGCCGTGGTCGGCGGTCCGGTGCTCCTGATCGGCGTGCTCGTGACGGGGCTCACCGCTGTGGGGGCCGCCCTGGTGGCCGTGCCGAGCGATCCCGTGGTCCGCGCGGCCGTCGCCCGGCGCGCTGCCGACCTGTGGCGGCGGCTGCGCGGCGACGCGGACATCGACCTCAGCCCTGCCGGTGGCGGGTCCCCGGCCGGCGGTCCCTCGGACGGCGAGACCACGGACGCCTTGACCGCGGATGCCCGGACCGCGGATGCCGCCGTCACTGCGCATGCGACGCCGGAGGTCGGTCGGGCCGGCACCTGA